From Seriola aureovittata isolate HTS-2021-v1 ecotype China chromosome 20, ASM2101889v1, whole genome shotgun sequence, a single genomic window includes:
- the LOC130161099 gene encoding nebulin-like: MISVRANTVGVFPNDCPFLSEDLKVWRTDPGSIFDFDPLEDNIQSKSLRRMSERADRRLSRQHSQQSLTHSQAQSVSSLTSDLWDRSSTETPGIFILIQAKGWKLKANG; this comes from the exons ATGATTTCAGTCCGTGCGAACACAGTCGGTGTTTTCCCAAATGACTGTCCCTTCCTCTCTGAAGACCTGAAGGTGTGGAGGACAGACCCAGGCTCCATATTTGACTTTGACCCTCTGGAGGACAACATCCAGTCCAAGAGCCTCCGCAGGATGTCTG AGCGGGCCGACCGCCGGCTGAGCAGGCAGCACTCCCAGCAGTCTCTGACCCACAGCCAGGCTCAGTCTGTTAGCtcgctgacctctgacctctgggaCCGCAGCAGCACCGAAACGCCTggtatttttattctaattcaGGCTAAAGGCTGGAAGCTAAAGGCTAACGGCTAA